In Canis lupus dingo isolate Sandy chromosome 1, ASM325472v2, whole genome shotgun sequence, a single genomic region encodes these proteins:
- the ERFL gene encoding ETS domain-containing transcription factor ERF-like produces the protein MDCSCVSDLLFAPPALPALWTPGFAFPDWAYKPESSPGSRQIQLWHFILELLQKEEYQGVIAWQGDYGEFVIKDPDEVARLWGIRKCKPHMNYDKLSRALRYYYNKRILHKTKGKRFTYKFNFSKVVLVNYPLLDVAAATTGSPLLLTPGPFAGTPGPDAPPLTPETLQTLFSAPRLGEPGARAPLFTPEPDKLRLDSPFPFLGSGATGYSKPPGLLGPYGRAFPEYPWNFNPYLTGPFPKLPPSLYPPHFYPNPLASSLGHLPSAGAGAGGGPTASPLLAAAGEGLGPERPSGLAAAPRLALPGAGGPEAALGGKDDSDSELEITDVSGCSSDSEGDDGLPVPPKAKASKGGLGS, from the exons ATGGACTGTAGCTGCGTCTCCGACCTTCTCTTCGCCCCGCCCGCCCTGCCGGCTCTCTGGACCCCTG gctttGCCTTCCCGGATTGGGCCTACAAGCCGGAGTCGTCCCCTGGCTCAAGGCAGATCCAGCTGTGGCACTTTATCCTGGAGCTGCTGCAGAAGGAGGAGTACCAGGGTGTCATCGCCTGGCAGGGGGACTACGGGGAATTCGTCATCAAGGACCCCGACGAAGTGGCTCGGCTCTGGGGCATCCGCAAGTGCAAGCCCCACATGAATTATGACAAGCTGAGCAGGGCCCTGcg ctACTACTACAACAAGCGGATTCTCCATAAGACCAAAGGGAAGAGGTTCACCTACAAGTTCAACTTCAGCAAAGTCGTACTTGTCAATTACCCGCTGCTGGATGTGGCAGCAGCCACCACGGGCTCCCCACTCTTGCTGACCCCTGGTCCCTTTGCGGGCACGCCTGGGCCAGATGCTCCTCCCCTTACCCCCGAG ACCCTGCAGACCCTGTTCTCTGCCCCTCGCCTGGGAGAGCCAGGGGCCCGGGCACCCCTGTTCACCCCCGAGCCAGACAAGCTGCGTCTGGACAGCCCTTTCCCATTCCTGGGCTCTG GTGCCACTGGCTATTCCAAGCCCCCTGGCCTGCTGGGTCCCTACGGCCGCGCCTTCCCGGAGTACCCCTGGAATTTTAATCCGTACCTCACCGGCCCCTTCCCCAAGCTGCCCCCCTCTCTGTACCCCCCCCACTTCTACCCCAACCCTCTGGCCAGTTCCCTGGGCCACCTGCCCTCggcaggggcgggggccgggggaggcCCTACAGCCTCACCCCTACTGGCCGCAGCAGGGGAGGGCCTGGGCCCCGAGCGCCCCTCGGGCCTGGCAGCAGCCCCTCGCCTGGCACTGCCCGGAGCTGGGGGACCAGAGGCTGCGCTGGGCGGGAAGGATGACAGCGACTCGGAGCTGGAGATCACTGACGTCAGCGGCTGCAGCTCTGACAGCGAGGGCGACGATggcctccctgtgccccccaAGGCCAAGGCGAGCAAAGGGGGGCTCGGCAGCTGA